From Azospirillum sp. TSA2s, a single genomic window includes:
- the ctaD gene encoding cytochrome c oxidase subunit I yields MTLRTDESRDEFSGGRPTPSPVPRPEGEEERLRRLWRLPRGIALLTAVNNTKVGVWYIGTALLFFLIAGLLALVMRLQLAVPDNDLLDHNTYNQFFTVHGTGMMFLFAVPIVEAIGVYLLPSFLAARDLPFPRLSAFAFWAYFFGGIAFFCSLIFGAAPDGGWFMYPPLTSYEHSPGINADFWLLGIGFIEISAIAGAIEIVVGILRTRPPGMTLDKLPVYAWSMLVMAGMIIFAFPAVIVATALLEIERAFHWPFFIADKGGDPLLWQHLFWFFGHPEVYIIFLPAAGLVSMMVPTLARRPLIGHDFVVLALVGTGFFSFGLWVHHMFATGIPSLSLSFFSAASMAVAVPSGIQVFAWIATLGAGRVQWTVATRFLFGFLFIFVLGGLTGVMVAVVPFDWQAHDSYFIVAHLHYVLIGGMVFPVFAGLYHWWPTLNGRLLSERLGNWAFWLMFIGFNVAFFPMHISGLLGMPRRVYTYPGDLGWNLLNMVSTVGAFVLALGVLLVLVDMARSALGWGEKASDNPWNAGTLEWLPNELYAVRSIPHVTSLYPLWDNPDLPREVREGAHFLPGAPTDRRETIVTSPIEAKPQYLMPLPGPHWAPFLAGLFTAAHFICLTLKFYYFSLVPAVLAVGLVIWWLWGLDKGADHPPQDVGGGWRVPVYVQGPKNHSWWGMVVLLLVDGTAFACLVFTYLFLWTVSPDVWPTDEDGLPALPWLAGGLALWGLAALAIGWARSAVDHNQHGRVRLGLIMAWAAMVGGILLDATAQMQSGLVGADSAYGAIAYMLVAWQGFHVAVMTLMLGYTLARSAAGLLHSERRVTFDNTMLMGWYSAAQGGTALLLLHLFPRLAI; encoded by the coding sequence ATGACGCTGCGCACCGACGAGTCCCGCGACGAGTTCTCCGGCGGCAGGCCAACTCCCAGCCCCGTCCCCCGCCCGGAGGGGGAGGAGGAGAGGCTGCGCCGCCTCTGGCGGCTGCCGCGGGGGATCGCGCTGCTGACCGCGGTGAACAACACCAAGGTCGGCGTCTGGTACATCGGCACGGCGCTGCTGTTCTTCCTGATCGCCGGGCTGCTGGCGCTGGTGATGCGCCTGCAGCTGGCGGTGCCGGACAACGACCTGCTCGACCACAACACCTACAACCAGTTCTTCACCGTCCACGGCACCGGGATGATGTTCCTGTTCGCCGTGCCGATCGTGGAGGCCATCGGCGTCTATCTGCTGCCGTCCTTCCTGGCGGCGCGCGACCTGCCCTTTCCCCGGCTGTCGGCCTTTGCCTTCTGGGCCTATTTCTTCGGCGGCATCGCCTTTTTCTGCTCGCTGATCTTCGGTGCGGCGCCCGACGGCGGCTGGTTCATGTATCCGCCGCTGACCAGCTACGAGCATTCGCCGGGCATCAACGCCGATTTCTGGCTGCTCGGCATCGGCTTCATCGAGATCTCGGCCATCGCCGGCGCCATCGAGATCGTCGTCGGCATCCTGCGCACCCGTCCGCCCGGCATGACGCTGGACAAGCTGCCGGTCTATGCCTGGTCGATGCTGGTGATGGCGGGGATGATCATCTTCGCCTTTCCCGCCGTGATCGTCGCTACCGCCTTGCTGGAGATCGAGCGCGCCTTCCATTGGCCCTTCTTCATCGCGGACAAGGGCGGCGACCCGCTGCTGTGGCAGCACCTGTTCTGGTTCTTCGGCCATCCGGAGGTCTACATCATCTTCCTGCCGGCCGCCGGGCTGGTGTCGATGATGGTGCCGACCCTGGCCCGCCGTCCGCTGATCGGCCACGATTTCGTGGTGCTCGCGCTGGTCGGAACGGGATTCTTCAGTTTCGGGCTATGGGTCCACCACATGTTCGCCACCGGCATTCCATCGCTGTCGCTCAGCTTCTTCTCCGCCGCCAGCATGGCGGTCGCGGTGCCGAGCGGCATCCAGGTCTTCGCCTGGATCGCCACGCTGGGGGCAGGGCGGGTGCAATGGACGGTGGCGACGCGCTTCCTGTTCGGCTTCCTGTTCATCTTCGTCCTGGGCGGGCTGACCGGCGTGATGGTGGCGGTGGTGCCCTTCGACTGGCAGGCCCATGACAGCTACTTCATCGTCGCGCACCTGCATTACGTGCTGATCGGCGGCATGGTGTTCCCGGTCTTCGCCGGGCTTTACCACTGGTGGCCGACGCTGAACGGCCGGCTGCTGTCGGAGCGCCTGGGAAACTGGGCCTTCTGGCTGATGTTCATTGGATTCAACGTCGCCTTCTTCCCCATGCACATCAGCGGTCTGCTGGGCATGCCGCGGCGGGTCTACACCTATCCCGGCGATCTCGGCTGGAACCTGCTGAACATGGTGTCGACGGTGGGCGCCTTCGTGCTGGCGCTGGGCGTGCTGCTGGTTCTGGTCGACATGGCGCGCAGCGCGCTGGGATGGGGGGAGAAGGCGTCCGACAACCCGTGGAATGCCGGGACGCTGGAATGGCTGCCGAACGAGCTGTACGCCGTCCGCAGCATCCCGCACGTCACCAGCCTTTATCCCCTGTGGGACAATCCCGATTTGCCGCGCGAAGTGCGCGAGGGCGCCCATTTCCTGCCCGGCGCGCCGACCGACAGGCGGGAGACCATCGTCACCAGCCCGATCGAGGCGAAGCCACAATATCTCATGCCGCTGCCGGGGCCGCATTGGGCGCCCTTTCTGGCCGGGCTGTTCACCGCCGCCCATTTCATCTGCCTGACGCTGAAGTTCTATTATTTCTCCCTGGTCCCCGCGGTGCTGGCGGTCGGGCTGGTGATCTGGTGGCTGTGGGGCCTCGACAAGGGGGCGGACCACCCGCCGCAGGATGTCGGGGGCGGTTGGCGCGTGCCGGTCTATGTGCAGGGGCCGAAGAACCATAGCTGGTGGGGCATGGTGGTGCTTCTGCTGGTGGACGGCACCGCCTTCGCCTGTCTGGTCTTCACCTATCTGTTCCTGTGGACGGTCAGCCCGGATGTCTGGCCGACGGATGAAGACGGGCTGCCGGCCCTGCCCTGGCTGGCCGGCGGGCTGGCGCTGTGGGGGCTGGCGGCGCTGGCCATCGGCTGGGCGCGCTCCGCCGTGGATCATAATCAGCATGGCCGGGTCCGTCTCGGGCTGATCATGGCCTGGGCGGCGATGGTCGGCGGCATCCTGCTGGACGCCACTGCGCAGAT
- the coxB gene encoding cytochrome c oxidase subunit II, translated as MNRVSRRSARASLRPGLPIAALALSGCALPGGGGRQSALDAAGVSAQEILATSWILFIGAGVIFLAVMALALYAALVRPERFPGRRAWVIGGGILFPLVTLTALQLHEFALARRLATLTPEPELVVEVTGYMWWWDVRYHVEGQEPLRGANELVLPAGRQVELRVASADVIHSFWAPSLAGKIDMIPGHVNRLPIVAQRPGLYRGQCAEYCGAQHALMAFDIRVLPADEFDAWMAAQRRPPAEPETPQLVRGRDAFFAFGCQSCHAVRGTEAAGLVGPDLSRVGARPSLAAGTMPTRVETIAAWIQGAQHIKPENRMPSFDVMDGETLDAMAAWLESLK; from the coding sequence ATGAACAGGGTGAGCCGGCGGTCTGCGCGAGCCTCTCTGCGGCCCGGCTTGCCCATTGCGGCGCTCGCCCTGTCAGGATGCGCCCTTCCCGGTGGTGGGGGGCGGCAGTCGGCGCTGGATGCCGCCGGGGTTAGTGCACAGGAAATCCTGGCCACCAGCTGGATCCTGTTCATCGGCGCCGGGGTGATCTTCCTGGCGGTGATGGCGCTGGCGCTCTACGCCGCGCTGGTCCGGCCGGAGCGGTTTCCCGGCCGCCGCGCCTGGGTGATCGGCGGCGGCATCCTGTTCCCGCTCGTCACCCTGACCGCACTCCAGCTCCATGAATTCGCCCTTGCCCGCCGGTTGGCGACCCTGACGCCGGAACCGGAGCTGGTGGTCGAGGTCACCGGCTACATGTGGTGGTGGGACGTCCGCTATCATGTGGAGGGGCAGGAGCCGCTGCGCGGCGCCAACGAACTGGTGCTGCCGGCCGGGCGCCAGGTGGAGCTGCGGGTTGCCAGCGCCGACGTCATCCACAGCTTCTGGGCGCCGAGCCTCGCCGGCAAGATCGACATGATTCCCGGCCATGTGAACCGGCTGCCGATCGTGGCACAGCGGCCTGGGCTCTATCGCGGCCAGTGCGCCGAATATTGCGGCGCGCAGCATGCCCTGATGGCCTTCGACATCCGGGTCCTGCCGGCGGACGAGTTCGACGCCTGGATGGCGGCGCAGCGGCGCCCGCCCGCCGAACCGGAGACGCCGCAGCTGGTGCGCGGCCGGGACGCCTTCTTCGCCTTCGGCTGCCAGTCCTGCCACGCCGTGCGCGGGACGGAGGCGGCGGGGCTGGTCGGCCCCGATCTCAGCCGTGTCGGCGCCCGGCCGTCGCTCGCCGCCGGGACGATGCCGACGCGGGTGGAGACCATCGCCGCCTGGATCCAGGGCGCCCAGCACATCAAGCCCGAGAACCGCATGCCATCCTTCGACGTAATGGACGGCGAGACCCTGGACGCCATGGCCGCCTGGCTGGAGAGCCTGAAATGA
- a CDS encoding TIGR02587 family membrane protein, whose product MTADTGRTEAALPGRPAYEDNRSFLVGLARAFAGALIFSLPMLMTMEMWWIGFTMDSWRQVLLLVLLIPLLVGLSVVSGFKSTASLRDDIADAFVAIAVAVMMSVVILGIFKVLSVDMPAREVIGKIALQSFPAAIGAMLARDQLGEKSSESMQRQTAMTYPQELFLMGVGALFLGLNVAPTEEMVLLSYMMDPWREIALLLLSLVLMHAFVYAVEFPGGSKPPGGVGFWSLFLRFTVVGYVIVLAICLYLLWTFGRTDGTGLAEIISATVVLGFPCAIGAAAARLIL is encoded by the coding sequence ATGACCGCCGACACAGGCCGGACGGAGGCGGCGTTGCCGGGCAGGCCCGCTTATGAAGACAACCGCTCCTTCCTCGTCGGACTGGCGCGGGCCTTTGCCGGGGCGCTGATCTTCTCGCTGCCGATGCTGATGACGATGGAGATGTGGTGGATCGGCTTCACCATGGACTCCTGGCGGCAGGTCCTGCTGCTGGTGCTGCTGATCCCGCTGCTGGTCGGGCTGTCGGTCGTCAGCGGCTTCAAATCCACCGCCAGCCTGCGCGACGACATCGCCGACGCCTTCGTCGCCATCGCCGTGGCGGTGATGATGTCGGTCGTCATCCTCGGCATCTTCAAGGTGCTGTCCGTCGACATGCCGGCGCGCGAGGTGATCGGCAAGATCGCGCTGCAGAGCTTCCCCGCCGCCATCGGCGCCATGCTGGCCCGCGACCAGCTGGGCGAGAAGAGCAGCGAGAGCATGCAGCGCCAGACCGCGATGACCTATCCGCAGGAGCTGTTCCTGATGGGGGTGGGGGCGCTGTTCCTCGGCCTCAACGTAGCCCCGACGGAGGAGATGGTGCTGCTGTCCTACATGATGGATCCGTGGCGGGAGATCGCGTTGCTGCTGCTGTCGCTGGTGCTGATGCACGCCTTCGTCTACGCGGTGGAGTTCCCCGGCGGGTCGAAGCCGCCGGGCGGCGTCGGGTTCTGGAGCCTGTTCCTGCGCTTCACCGTCGTCGGCTATGTGATCGTGCTGGCGATCTGCCTTTACCTGCTGTGGACCTTCGGCCGAACCGACGGCACCGGGCTGGCCGAGATCATCAGCGCCACCGTGGTCCTGGGCTTTCCCTGCGCCATCGGTGCGGCGGCGGCCCGACTCATCCTGTGA
- a CDS encoding TIGR02588 family protein translates to MATTDDDSRVNDGSRAGNGAEHAPPTSPLEWVVAGLGALLIAGMIVYMVQYALKEHSSVPGEMEVTVMETRTGGLGHTVRFQIRNRTAATAATLIVRGELRSGDRVVETAEAQFDYLPPYSERFGGLIFQHDPAQYELRIVPIGYSEP, encoded by the coding sequence ATGGCGACGACCGACGACGATTCACGGGTGAATGACGGGTCACGGGCGGGTAACGGAGCGGAGCATGCACCGCCGACCTCCCCCCTCGAATGGGTGGTGGCGGGGCTCGGCGCGCTGCTGATCGCCGGGATGATCGTCTACATGGTGCAATACGCTCTCAAGGAGCACAGTTCGGTCCCCGGCGAGATGGAGGTGACCGTGATGGAAACGCGGACCGGCGGCTTGGGCCACACCGTGCGTTTCCAGATCCGCAACCGGACCGCCGCGACCGCCGCAACGCTGATCGTGCGCGGTGAACTGCGGTCCGGCGACCGGGTGGTGGAGACGGCGGAGGCGCAGTTCGACTATCTGCCGCCCTATTCCGAACGCTTCGGCGGCCTGATCTTCCAGCACGACCCGGCCCAATACGAGCTTCGCATCGTTCCCATCGGCTACAGCGAGCCTTGA